From a region of the Vicinamibacterales bacterium genome:
- the pbpC gene encoding penicillin-binding protein 1C, with protein sequence MRARLARVARALARARARALAALAAVVALALWVRMGPLPDGLLDEAAGPSTLVVDRHGTPLYEALAGDDARRMRIAADHLPPLVVAATVAVEDRRFWRHPGVDPLALARALRVNLAEGRIVEGGSTLTQQVAKHLLARRGPTARRTVLAKIREAVVALRLEHRFTKRELLAMYLNLAPYGNQVAGIERASREYFGVPAAMVTPAQAAFLAGLPQRPSGFNPYRRKAAAMARQRTVLHRMEREGLISAEEARQARADAVVFSRAATRPLAPHFVQMVVAAAGDHPPERLQTTLDADLQADVAGVIEHQRDQLRAHGADNVAVVVLDNATGEWLAWEGSGDYVDRAHGGAINGPVTPRQPGSALKPFTYALAFESGFGPASVLADVPASFPTAEPGVVYSPRNYDGRYRGPMLARFALAGSENVPAVVLASELGVPALLRFLGRAGFSTFDKTAAYYGLGVTLGNAEVRLDELVAAYAAFARGGAWLPPTAVPRPLEGTSPFRQIVSPRTAFWITDILSDADAREFAFGRGGSLELPFPVAVKTGTSQSYRDNWTVGYSTHVTVGVWVGNFDRTALRNSSGVTGAAPIFHAVMLAAERRVAGESFSTAPVARPPGTVVERTVCALSGQTANAWCPLRRREFVAAESPDVACRWHHGTDGGVVTEWPSEYRQWAREHAGTSPESTLAARERGRDRDSRAGPTRRASRASGAAAGSAVPERLAIASPPDGATYLIDPTLRREFQTLPLRAVAARGLVEWRVSGAVVGRAPADGEVAWPLAPGTHTIEARDGRGQVSEATVVVR encoded by the coding sequence GTGAGGGCGCGGCTTGCGCGAGTGGCGCGGGCGCTGGCGCGGGCGCGGGCGCGGGCGCTCGCGGCCCTCGCCGCCGTGGTCGCGCTGGCGCTCTGGGTGCGGATGGGGCCGCTGCCGGACGGGCTGCTCGACGAGGCGGCCGGGCCCTCGACGCTCGTGGTGGATCGCCACGGCACGCCGTTGTACGAGGCGCTCGCCGGCGACGACGCGCGCCGGATGCGGATCGCAGCCGACCACCTGCCGCCCCTCGTCGTGGCGGCCACGGTCGCGGTCGAGGATCGGCGCTTCTGGCGGCATCCGGGCGTCGATCCGCTGGCACTCGCCCGCGCCCTGCGCGTGAACCTGGCCGAAGGCCGGATCGTCGAGGGCGGCTCCACCCTCACGCAGCAGGTGGCCAAGCACCTGCTGGCGCGGCGCGGTCCGACGGCGCGCCGGACGGTCCTGGCCAAGATCCGCGAGGCCGTCGTGGCCCTGCGCCTCGAGCACCGCTTCACGAAGCGCGAGCTGCTGGCGATGTACCTGAACCTGGCGCCGTACGGCAATCAGGTGGCCGGCATCGAGCGGGCGAGCCGCGAGTACTTCGGCGTGCCCGCCGCCATGGTGACGCCGGCGCAGGCCGCGTTCCTGGCCGGCCTGCCGCAGCGGCCGTCCGGCTTCAACCCGTACCGGCGCAAGGCCGCGGCGATGGCCCGCCAGCGCACCGTGCTCCACCGCATGGAGCGCGAAGGGCTGATCTCGGCCGAGGAGGCCCGGCAGGCCCGGGCCGACGCCGTGGTGTTCTCGCGCGCCGCCACGCGGCCGCTGGCGCCGCACTTCGTGCAGATGGTCGTGGCCGCCGCGGGCGACCATCCGCCCGAGCGCCTGCAGACGACCCTCGACGCCGATCTGCAGGCCGACGTGGCCGGCGTGATCGAGCACCAGCGGGACCAGCTCCGCGCGCACGGCGCGGACAACGTCGCCGTGGTGGTGCTCGACAACGCCACCGGCGAGTGGCTGGCGTGGGAGGGTTCCGGCGACTACGTCGATCGCGCGCACGGCGGCGCGATCAACGGCCCCGTGACGCCGCGCCAGCCCGGGTCGGCGCTGAAGCCCTTCACCTACGCGCTGGCCTTCGAGTCGGGGTTCGGGCCCGCGAGCGTGCTGGCCGACGTGCCGGCGAGCTTCCCGACCGCCGAGCCCGGCGTCGTCTACAGCCCCAGGAACTACGACGGGCGGTACCGCGGGCCGATGCTGGCCCGCTTCGCGCTCGCGGGCTCCGAGAACGTGCCCGCCGTGGTGCTCGCGTCCGAGCTGGGCGTGCCGGCGCTCCTGCGCTTCCTCGGGCGGGCCGGCTTCAGCACGTTCGACAAGACGGCCGCCTATTACGGGCTCGGCGTCACGCTGGGGAACGCCGAGGTGCGGCTGGACGAGCTCGTCGCCGCCTACGCGGCCTTCGCCCGGGGCGGCGCCTGGCTGCCGCCGACGGCGGTGCCGCGCCCGTTGGAGGGGACGTCGCCGTTCCGGCAGATCGTGTCCCCGCGCACGGCCTTCTGGATCACGGACATCCTGTCGGACGCCGACGCGCGCGAGTTCGCGTTCGGCCGGGGCGGCAGCCTGGAGCTGCCGTTTCCCGTCGCCGTGAAGACGGGCACGTCGCAGTCGTACCGCGACAACTGGACCGTCGGCTACTCGACGCACGTCACCGTCGGCGTCTGGGTCGGGAACTTCGACCGGACGGCCCTCCGCAACTCGAGCGGCGTCACCGGCGCGGCCCCGATCTTCCACGCGGTGATGCTCGCCGCCGAACGCCGGGTCGCCGGCGAGTCGTTCTCGACCGCCCCGGTGGCGCGTCCGCCCGGCACCGTCGTGGAGCGGACCGTGTGCGCGCTGTCCGGACAGACCGCCAACGCCTGGTGCCCGCTCCGCCGCCGGGAGTTCGTGGCCGCGGAATCGCCGGACGTGGCGTGCCGCTGGCACCACGGGACCGACGGGGGCGTCGTCACGGAATGGCCGTCCGAGTATCGCCAATGGGCCCGAGAGCACGCGGGCACGTCGCCGGAGTCGACGCTGGCGGCGCGTGAACGGGGGCGCGACCGGGACTCGCGGGCCGGACCCACGCGCCGGGCCTCGCGCGCGTCCGGGGCGGCCGCCGGATCGGCGGTCCCGGAGCGTCTGGCCATCGCCAGCCCGCCCGATGGCGCGACGTACCTCATCGACCCGACGCTGCGCCGGGAGTTCCAGACGCTGCCGCTCAGGGCCGTGGCGGCCAGGGGCCTGGTGGAGTGGCGCGTGTCGGGCGCGGTCGTGGGCCGCGCGCCGGCCGACGGCGAGGTGGCCTGGCCGCTCGCGCCGGGCACCCACACGATCGAGGCCCGAGACGGCCGGGGACAGGTGAGCGAGGCCACGGTGGTGGTCCGCTGA
- a CDS encoding TonB-dependent receptor, with protein MPARSVLSLPLAVVALLLGSAPSAFAQGALTGRVTRAGGDPMGGAAVVVEELRRETRTAEDGTYRFDALAPGEYHVSVRADGYSSRRAEVTVGGAGATLDIEVELDLHFAEVLSVSPNPKAQFESYQPTSVLSAEDLARQLQDTIGATLQAEPGVAMRSLGPGPARPVIRGLDGDRVLVLQDGQRMGDLSSQSGDHGVPVNPASAQRIEVVRGPATLLYGANAIGGLVNVVTDQIPAEKVTAPTGSFTFNLGSNSRPAGAAGDVHLGNGTFAVHLGGGGQRAGNYGTPEGEVANSQSRSGFVNVGAGWTGERQYAGASYGYDDTKYGVPVLEEGTISLTPKRHAFSARAGGQGLDGVLTSYRATFGVRRYQHAELEGVDVGTRFRNDTVEGEVLVSHRPAGRLAGSVGGWFLNRSFEAIGEEALSPPVDQRGAAGFLYEELTWPHFTFQFGGRVDRTSFEPRGGLPGRDFTEFSTSIGALFRPRAAADNLVIAASIARAARNPALEELYFFGPHAGNLTYEVGNPDLKAERANGVDLSVRGRSNRVQAEITVFYNRIDDFIFRSPLTDEAFGAREEEFDARFGVSHAGEGDEADAHGSEFPFAEYTAADATLYGLEGHADVTITQALGAEFTWDLVRAERVSDGTPLPRIPPMRLMGGLRYTRGPLEIGGNLTGVARQDRVFAGEAETAGYALLRFHATYTRQSARTIQTVAARLDNAANTLYRNHLNYLKDVVPEVGRQFRLVYTVRF; from the coding sequence GTGCCTGCACGTTCCGTCCTGTCGCTGCCGCTTGCCGTCGTCGCCCTGCTCCTCGGATCGGCCCCATCCGCCTTCGCCCAGGGCGCCCTGACGGGCCGGGTCACCCGGGCGGGCGGCGATCCCATGGGCGGCGCCGCCGTGGTCGTCGAAGAACTCCGGCGCGAGACCAGGACCGCCGAGGACGGCACCTACCGATTCGACGCCCTGGCCCCGGGCGAGTACCACGTGTCGGTGCGCGCCGACGGCTACAGCAGCCGGCGGGCCGAGGTCACGGTCGGCGGTGCGGGCGCGACGCTCGACATCGAGGTGGAGCTCGACCTGCACTTCGCGGAGGTGCTGTCGGTGAGCCCGAACCCGAAGGCCCAGTTCGAGTCCTACCAGCCGACCTCGGTCCTGTCGGCGGAGGACCTCGCCCGGCAGCTGCAGGACACGATCGGCGCCACGCTCCAGGCGGAGCCCGGCGTCGCAATGCGCTCGCTGGGGCCCGGCCCGGCGCGCCCCGTCATCCGGGGCCTCGACGGCGACCGCGTGCTCGTGCTGCAGGACGGGCAGCGGATGGGCGACCTCTCCAGCCAGTCCGGCGACCACGGTGTGCCGGTGAACCCGGCCTCGGCACAGCGGATCGAGGTGGTGCGCGGGCCGGCGACGCTCCTGTACGGCGCCAACGCGATCGGCGGCCTCGTCAACGTGGTCACCGACCAGATCCCGGCCGAGAAGGTGACGGCGCCGACCGGGTCCTTCACGTTCAACCTCGGCAGCAACTCGAGGCCGGCCGGCGCGGCCGGCGACGTCCACCTCGGCAACGGCACCTTCGCCGTGCACCTCGGCGGCGGCGGGCAGCGCGCCGGGAACTACGGCACGCCCGAGGGCGAGGTGGCCAATTCGCAGTCGCGTTCGGGCTTCGTGAACGTGGGAGCCGGGTGGACGGGCGAGCGCCAGTACGCGGGCGCGAGCTACGGGTACGACGACACGAAGTACGGCGTGCCGGTGCTGGAAGAGGGCACGATCAGCCTCACGCCGAAGCGCCATGCCTTCTCGGCGCGGGCCGGCGGTCAGGGTCTCGACGGCGTGCTCACCTCCTACCGGGCCACGTTCGGCGTCCGCCGCTACCAGCACGCCGAGCTCGAGGGCGTGGACGTGGGCACGCGCTTCAGGAACGACACGGTGGAGGGCGAGGTGCTCGTGTCGCATCGTCCAGCCGGACGCCTGGCCGGGTCGGTCGGCGGCTGGTTCCTGAACCGCAGCTTCGAGGCCATCGGCGAGGAGGCGCTGTCGCCGCCGGTGGACCAGCGGGGCGCGGCGGGCTTCCTGTACGAGGAGCTCACGTGGCCGCACTTCACCTTCCAGTTCGGGGGCCGTGTCGACCGCACGTCGTTCGAGCCGCGAGGCGGCCTTCCAGGGCGCGACTTCACGGAGTTCTCGACGTCGATCGGCGCGCTCTTCCGGCCGCGCGCCGCCGCCGACAACCTGGTCATCGCGGCGAGCATCGCGCGGGCCGCGCGCAATCCCGCGCTCGAGGAGCTGTATTTCTTCGGCCCGCACGCCGGCAACCTCACCTACGAGGTCGGCAATCCCGACCTGAAGGCGGAACGCGCAAACGGCGTGGACCTCTCGGTGCGCGGCCGGTCGAACCGCGTCCAGGCCGAGATCACGGTCTTCTACAACCGGATCGACGACTTCATCTTCAGGTCGCCGCTCACGGACGAGGCGTTCGGCGCGCGCGAGGAGGAATTCGACGCGCGCTTCGGCGTGTCACACGCCGGCGAGGGGGACGAGGCGGACGCGCACGGCTCCGAGTTCCCGTTCGCGGAGTACACGGCCGCCGACGCCACGCTCTACGGCCTGGAGGGTCACGCGGACGTGACGATCACCCAGGCCCTCGGCGCCGAGTTCACGTGGGACCTCGTGCGGGCGGAACGGGTGTCGGACGGAACGCCGCTGCCGCGCATCCCGCCGATGCGCCTCATGGGCGGGCTCCGCTACACGCGCGGGCCGCTGGAGATCGGTGGCAACCTCACGGGCGTGGCCCGCCAGGACCGCGTCTTCGCGGGCGAGGCGGAGACGGCGGGCTACGCGCTGCTCCGCTTCCATGCGACCTACACCCGTCAGTCCGCGCGGACCATTCAGACGGTGGCGGCGCGCCTCGACAACGCCGCCAACACGCTCTACCGGAACCACCTGAACTACCTCAAGGACGTCGTCCCTGAGGTGGGGCGGCAGTTCCGGCTGGTCTACACCGTCCGGTTCTGA
- a CDS encoding LytTR family DNA-binding domain-containing protein yields MPALTVLIADDERPARRFLANLLAELPDVALVGEASNGREAMDLITEVRPDLALLDLQMPELGGLDAARLLAAGATPAIAFVTAFDDFAVEAFELGAVDYLLKPVEKARLAATIARARARVHASAGEKARAVTAAVQAFESATRRAFLERIPVRGRDDVVILPVRQVASIVADGELLVITTTTGERYTIAHRLHALEARLDPRRFVRLGRGTLVAVDLIRKVSPMPGGTYQVTLADGRQLPVSRLQSKVLRETLLRL; encoded by the coding sequence ATGCCCGCCTTGACCGTCCTCATCGCGGACGACGAGCGCCCGGCGCGCCGGTTCCTCGCGAACCTGCTGGCGGAGCTGCCCGACGTGGCGCTGGTGGGCGAGGCCTCGAACGGCCGTGAGGCGATGGACCTCATCACCGAGGTCCGGCCGGACCTCGCGCTGCTGGATCTCCAGATGCCGGAGCTGGGCGGTCTCGACGCCGCGCGCCTCCTCGCGGCTGGCGCCACGCCCGCCATCGCCTTCGTCACGGCGTTCGACGACTTCGCCGTGGAGGCGTTCGAGCTCGGCGCCGTGGACTACCTGCTGAAGCCCGTGGAGAAGGCGCGGCTCGCGGCCACGATCGCGCGGGCCCGTGCCCGGGTGCACGCGAGCGCCGGCGAGAAGGCGCGCGCCGTGACCGCCGCGGTGCAGGCGTTCGAGTCGGCCACGCGGCGCGCCTTCCTCGAACGCATCCCCGTCCGCGGCAGGGACGACGTGGTCATCCTGCCCGTGCGGCAGGTGGCGTCGATCGTCGCCGATGGAGAACTGCTGGTCATCACGACGACCACCGGCGAGCGCTACACGATCGCGCACCGGCTCCACGCGCTCGAGGCCAGGCTCGACCCGCGTCGGTTCGTTCGGCTCGGGCGGGGCACGCTCGTGGCCGTGGACCTGATCCGCAAGGTCAGCCCGATGCCCGGCGGCACCTACCAGGTGACGCTCGCCGACGGACGTCAGCTGCCCGTCAGCCGGCTCCAGTCGAAGGTGCTGCGGGAGACGCTGCTCCGGCTGTAG
- a CDS encoding histidine kinase yields the protein MSSSAAAQLLNLVGFTTGAALCAMLLALVRQGRASADRSDRLPFFTALLGLAWNLGELGDYFLSRVGSAGPESWLSAISFAALATLAAVVVHSVARDVRGGRVLIGLAYAAAAAAAVLQARTLALGDTRPSALAFTILTVAFLVLAVPLALLTRSQTNGRRALWMLSLGLFAVSANHLGHFHDDTGGWLAELIGHQAVLPLAFAVLYQEYRFALADLFLKRALTLLAVVALAMASYAGLAALPPGPLNVAALIGAWVATAVAYPSLRQAMSRFVDSALLGRRDFPELRQRLARALPECESVETVLEATASLAATAMDADGAWCDRAGDPAPPGASVSAEIRVHTTEAPHFVLRLGRLLGGRRLLSDDRAFLDHAALLAARRIDAVRLSQERFDQRLREEEIERLAAEAELRALRAQINPHFLFNALTTIGYLIDSAPPRALKTLLRLTSLLRSVLRSEGEMTTLGREVELVEHYLDIEKERFEERLRVVVDVPGTLRHLPVPCLILQPLVENAVKHGVAPSIPGGDVRVTARLDGAADAPHLVLTVRNTGAPFVAAGDPASTRVGLANVERRLAGHFGTAASLSLGADGGVTTAEVRLPAAAAPPGAADAASARAAG from the coding sequence GTGAGCTCCTCCGCCGCGGCGCAGCTGCTGAACCTCGTCGGATTCACGACGGGCGCGGCGCTGTGCGCCATGCTGCTCGCGCTGGTCAGGCAGGGGCGTGCCTCGGCCGACCGCAGCGACCGCCTGCCCTTCTTCACCGCGCTCCTGGGGCTCGCCTGGAACCTCGGCGAGCTGGGCGACTACTTCCTCAGCCGCGTGGGCAGCGCGGGGCCGGAGTCGTGGCTGAGCGCCATTTCCTTCGCGGCCCTGGCCACGCTGGCCGCCGTCGTGGTGCACTCGGTGGCGCGCGACGTCCGCGGCGGGCGTGTGCTCATCGGCCTGGCGTACGCGGCGGCCGCGGCGGCGGCCGTGCTGCAGGCGCGAACCCTGGCGCTGGGCGACACGCGGCCGTCCGCGCTGGCCTTCACGATCCTGACCGTGGCGTTCCTGGTGCTGGCGGTGCCGCTGGCCCTGCTCACGCGCAGCCAGACCAACGGGCGGCGGGCGCTCTGGATGCTCTCCCTCGGTCTCTTCGCCGTGTCGGCGAACCACCTCGGACACTTCCACGACGATACGGGCGGCTGGCTGGCCGAGCTCATCGGCCACCAGGCCGTGCTGCCCCTCGCCTTCGCCGTCCTCTACCAGGAATACCGCTTCGCCCTCGCGGACCTCTTCCTCAAGCGCGCGCTCACGCTCCTGGCCGTCGTGGCCCTGGCGATGGCCAGCTACGCCGGACTCGCCGCGCTGCCGCCCGGACCGCTGAACGTCGCCGCCCTGATCGGGGCGTGGGTGGCGACCGCGGTGGCGTATCCGTCGCTCCGCCAGGCGATGTCACGCTTCGTGGACTCCGCGCTGCTCGGCCGCCGCGACTTTCCGGAGCTGCGTCAGCGGCTGGCGCGGGCCCTGCCGGAGTGCGAGTCCGTGGAGACGGTGCTCGAGGCGACGGCATCACTGGCCGCGACGGCGATGGATGCCGACGGCGCGTGGTGCGATCGCGCCGGCGATCCGGCGCCGCCGGGCGCGTCCGTCAGCGCCGAGATCCGGGTCCACACCACCGAGGCGCCGCACTTCGTGCTGCGCCTGGGGCGCCTCCTCGGCGGACGCCGGCTGCTCTCGGACGACAGGGCCTTCCTCGACCACGCGGCCCTCCTCGCGGCCCGTCGCATCGACGCGGTGCGCCTCAGCCAGGAGCGCTTCGACCAGCGGCTGCGCGAGGAGGAGATCGAGCGGCTCGCCGCCGAGGCCGAGCTGCGCGCGCTGCGCGCCCAGATCAACCCGCATTTCCTGTTCAACGCGCTCACGACGATCGGGTACCTCATCGACTCGGCGCCGCCGCGCGCCTTGAAGACACTCCTGCGCCTCACGTCGCTCCTCCGGAGCGTGCTCCGGTCCGAGGGCGAGATGACCACGCTCGGCCGCGAGGTGGAGCTCGTCGAGCACTATCTCGACATCGAGAAGGAGCGCTTCGAGGAGCGGCTGCGCGTGGTCGTGGACGTGCCGGGGACGCTCCGCCACCTGCCCGTGCCCTGCCTGATCCTGCAGCCGCTCGTGGAGAACGCCGTCAAGCACGGCGTCGCGCCGTCGATTCCCGGCGGCGACGTCCGCGTCACGGCCCGCCTCGACGGCGCGGCCGACGCGCCGCACCTCGTGCTGACCGTCCGGAACACCGGAGCTCCCTTCGTCGCGGCCGGTGACCCCGCGTCCACACGCGTCGGCCTCGCCAACGTCGAACGGCGGCTCGCCGGCCACTTCGGGACCGCGGCGTCCCTGTCGCTCGGCGCCGACGGCGGCGTCACCACGGCCGAAGTGCGCCTGCCCGCCGCGGCCGCGCCGCCGGGAGCGGCCGACGCCGCGTCCGCGCGCGCTGCCGGATAG
- a CDS encoding creatininase family protein has translation MKMLAVAALVLTVSSPAFAQRPQLTPEQRAEAAKRREAEMAAPRPIDALDSVWTEELTWMEVRDAIKAGKTTALILTGGVESNGPHLATGKHNFILKVMGEAIARKLGNALVAPILTLEPGRPDGERVPPGSVFLSQETYRAVLTDMATSLKSMGFTNVVFMGDSGGNQTPMKDVAAALNAKYAGSGARFHFIPEYYDYASAQRYVQSHGVPEQIEFGASQGSDRIHEEYSIDALMALYDPATIRIEQRTKANRATINGVSLLPMTKTLEMAKQIVEVRAGLAVAAIHKALGQ, from the coding sequence ATGAAAATGCTCGCCGTCGCCGCCCTCGTCCTCACCGTGTCGTCCCCCGCGTTCGCCCAGCGTCCCCAGCTCACCCCGGAACAGCGGGCCGAGGCCGCGAAGCGGCGCGAGGCGGAGATGGCCGCGCCGCGGCCCATCGACGCCCTCGACAGCGTGTGGACCGAGGAACTCACCTGGATGGAAGTGCGCGACGCCATCAAGGCGGGGAAGACCACGGCCCTCATCCTCACCGGCGGGGTCGAGTCCAACGGGCCGCACCTGGCCACGGGCAAGCACAACTTCATCCTGAAGGTGATGGGCGAGGCCATCGCGCGGAAGCTCGGGAACGCCCTCGTCGCGCCGATCCTCACGCTCGAACCTGGACGCCCCGACGGCGAGCGGGTCCCGCCCGGCAGCGTGTTCCTGTCGCAGGAGACCTACCGGGCCGTGCTCACCGACATGGCCACCAGCCTGAAGAGCATGGGCTTCACCAACGTGGTGTTCATGGGCGACAGCGGCGGCAACCAGACGCCGATGAAGGACGTGGCGGCGGCGCTGAACGCGAAGTACGCGGGATCGGGCGCGCGCTTCCACTTCATTCCCGAGTACTACGACTACGCCTCCGCGCAGCGGTACGTGCAGAGCCACGGCGTGCCCGAGCAGATCGAGTTCGGCGCCAGCCAGGGCTCGGACAGGATCCACGAGGAGTACAGCATCGACGCGCTGATGGCCCTGTACGATCCGGCCACGATCCGCATCGAGCAGCGCACCAAGGCGAATCGCGCCACCATCAACGGCGTGAGCCTGCTGCCGATGACGAAGACGCTGGAGATGGCGAAGCAGATCGTGGAGGTGCGGGCCGGGCTGGCCGTGGCCGCCATCCACAAGGCCCTCGGCCAGTAG